A region of the Paenibacillus sp. J23TS9 genome:
ATCCCTCCTACATACTCGATATGAAGTTGGGCAAACTAATTTTTGAAATGACCTTATTTAGATTTCATGAAGGAGGAAGCAGCAAATGACCGATCATCCAATTCAAGGCCTCATGCAGACCGCTATGGAAAACATCAAAGGCATGGTTGATGTGAATACAATTGTGGGAGATCCCGTTCAAACACCGGATGGCAGCGTGATTCTTCCGATCAGTAAAGTGGGGTTTGGGTTTGCAGCCGGAGGCAGCGATTTTAACGGAGAATATGCCGGTAAAGACGTTAACGCAAACGGCCAAAACCACAACGATCTTAAATCTTCCATGCCATTTGGCGGCGGTAGCGGCGGTGGTGTATCTATTCGTCCAATCGCGTTTCTTGTTGTGGGTAAAGAAGGTGTGCATATCGTGCCGCTGGATAATCAAACCCATCTGTTTGAGAAGCTGATCGACTCTGCACCGATGATGGTTGAAAAGATCCAGTCCATGTTCCAAACCAATCCTGCTGCAACCGCTGGCGTAAATACTACACAAACACCAGTCGAGCAACCCAATCCAACGTTTTATTAACACTTGCCCGTCCCCTTCCAGCCGGAGGGGATTTTTTTGTGTGAATGAACGCAGGGGCATAACCGCCCGAAGACAAGCATATACTTGTACAAGATTTTCAAGAATCCCGGAGGAAAGATAACCATGCGGATAAAATCAATCACTTGCTGGATCGCTATGATTGCACTTTTGCTGACCTGCAGCGTATCAGTTTCAGCGCAAAACAGACCATCTCTTCCTGAATTGTACACACATGCGCAGGCTGCCGCTTTGATCGATGTAACATCAGGGCGATTGCTGTATTCCAGCCATGGAGATGATGAGCTGCGGATTGCCAGCTTGACTAAAATCATGACGGCCATTGTTGCCATTGAACACGGAGATTTCAAGAAACCGGTCAAGGTTAGCAAAAATGCTTTTGGAAAAGAGGGCTCATCCATCTATCTCAAGCTGGGTGAAGAGATGACCCTTGAAAATATGCTTTACGGCCTAATGCTCCGTTCAGGGAATGATGCAGCTACGGCAATTGCCGAACATGTTGGCGGGTCAGAGGAAGGCTTTGTTTATTTAATGAATGAAGAAGCAAAACAGCTTGGTCTGGTGCATTCACATTTTGCCAACCCCCATGGGCTCGATGCGGAAGGTCATTATTCATCGGCGAATGATCTGGCCAAGCTGACAGCCTATGCACTGCATAATCCCGTTTTCCGGAATATCGTCAAGACACCAACCAAAAAAGCACCGAATCCTAATGAGTCCTGGGATTACAAATGGGATAACAAGAACAAAATGCTTAGATTGTACGATGGAGCCGATGGCGTGAAGACTGGGTATACCAAAAAAGCATTTCGCTGTCTGGTTAGCTCGGCAACACGCAATGGCCAGCAGTTGGTCGCTGTGACGCTGAATGATGGGGATGACTGGAATGATCATGGCAAAATGCTGGACTACGGCTTTGAATACTATCCCTTGTCCTCATTGATGGAGAAAGGGGAAGCTGTAAAGGGCTATGATCTGGTGGTAAGTAATACCTTCCAATATCCCTTTGCCAAAGGTGAACAGGATGGAGTCGAAAAAAAGCTGGTTCTCCATCAGCCTGTTAGAGAAGGGAGCACAGATGTAAGCTTTGGACTGCGGGGGGAAATACAGATTTATCTTGAGGGGAAGCAAGTGGGAGTGGTTCCGGTTTATCAGAAAGGAAGTTTCCTGCCTGCTGAAAAAGAACGGAATCCAGTCCAGAACACAATGGCTCCGGTGCATCCATCGACCTTTGCCGGAGCGCTGTCAGAAGTGGTTAAAAAACTGTTCCTGCAGCATGACTAACCGTCGATAATGGGAGAAGCGGGAGAGGAGAATGTCTAATGATCAATGTCATTTGGCTGGCGCTGATCGTCATCGGATTTGGGTTTGCAGCTGCGCAGGGGAATATAGAAATCGTAACCTCAGCTGCGTTTGACGGAGCCAAAACCGGTG
Encoded here:
- the ytfJ gene encoding GerW family sporulation protein, which gives rise to MTDHPIQGLMQTAMENIKGMVDVNTIVGDPVQTPDGSVILPISKVGFGFAAGGSDFNGEYAGKDVNANGQNHNDLKSSMPFGGGSGGGVSIRPIAFLVVGKEGVHIVPLDNQTHLFEKLIDSAPMMVEKIQSMFQTNPAATAGVNTTQTPVEQPNPTFY
- a CDS encoding D-alanyl-D-alanine carboxypeptidase family protein, which codes for MRIKSITCWIAMIALLLTCSVSVSAQNRPSLPELYTHAQAAALIDVTSGRLLYSSHGDDELRIASLTKIMTAIVAIEHGDFKKPVKVSKNAFGKEGSSIYLKLGEEMTLENMLYGLMLRSGNDAATAIAEHVGGSEEGFVYLMNEEAKQLGLVHSHFANPHGLDAEGHYSSANDLAKLTAYALHNPVFRNIVKTPTKKAPNPNESWDYKWDNKNKMLRLYDGADGVKTGYTKKAFRCLVSSATRNGQQLVAVTLNDGDDWNDHGKMLDYGFEYYPLSSLMEKGEAVKGYDLVVSNTFQYPFAKGEQDGVEKKLVLHQPVREGSTDVSFGLRGEIQIYLEGKQVGVVPVYQKGSFLPAEKERNPVQNTMAPVHPSTFAGALSEVVKKLFLQHD